TCCGCCATCCGAGACCACCAGCCGTTCCGCCCACCGCAGAGGAGACCGCCGTGCGCGTCCTGATCACCGGTGCCACCGGATTCGTCGGCGGCTGGACCGCCGACGCGATCGCCCGCCGCGGCCACCAGATCCGCTTCCTCGTGCGCAACCCCGACAAGCTGGCCCGCGCCGCAGCCTTTTTCGGGTTCGACGCCGACGACGCCGTGGTCGGCGACATCACCGACGAGGCCGGCGTCGCCCGGGCCCTGCAGGGCTGCGACGCCGTGGTGCACGCGGCCGCCGAGGTCGCCCTGCACGGCACCGACGCCGACGGGGAGCGGGCCCTGGTGCAGCGCAATCTCGCGGGCGCGCGCAACGTGATCGGCGGGGCCGTGCGGGCGGGCATCGACCCGGTCGTGCACGTGTCGAGCATCGCCGCGCTGTGGACCCCGACGACGGCGGTCATGCACGGCGACCTGCCGGTCACCGGGGGCGCCGGCGCCTACGGGCAGGCCAAGACCGCGGTGGAGGTCTACGTCCGCTCGCTGCAGGACGAGGGAGCACCCGTCGCCATCGTCTACCCCA
This Gordonia crocea DNA region includes the following protein-coding sequences:
- a CDS encoding NAD-dependent epimerase/dehydratase family protein, coding for MRVLITGATGFVGGWTADAIARRGHQIRFLVRNPDKLARAAAFFGFDADDAVVGDITDEAGVARALQGCDAVVHAAAEVALHGTDADGERALVQRNLAGARNVIGGAVRAGIDPVVHVSSIAALWTPTTAVMHGDLPVTGGAGAYGQAKTAVEVYVRSLQDEGAPVAIVYPTGVAGPSAAGHRGEAGDGVRTLAGVGVLGRTAGLTLVDVRDLADLHVRLLEPGHGPRRILAGGHRIIGADLARALRHASGRHTRYVPIPNRALLGIGRLADRFRSLVPAGVDQLSESAAQYLLYPPIPDNSAAASLGATFRPATETIDAVFDDD